The DNA region AAGTTTTCAGGCTTCTCTAAAAGATTACCATTACTGAACTTGATAACTCGAACTATGACTTGCCAGGAAAAAAGTTCGATTTATCAAGTcaagttatcaaataaattataaaataagtgtGAATGCACCAGGTGGCCAAATAGTGGAGGTCGTCGGCCGTATTTCAAAAACTACTAATCGAATAGGTGTAATGGTCCTGGAAAAACGtgaaaaatacttttgaattTCTAAAAGGACCTTAACACTACCGACTTACCagataaatctttttttttttcaaattcatcAATTGAAGGGGCATATTTATGACACTTGATTATTtgagaatattatatttttataataatattcctgacatatattttacaacagaGTGATTGTAAAACtatccaatttaattttagctgAATTGAAGtcgataaatttaacattaaacaaaGAAAGATCAAAGCAAATCTTgtgttttatacttttttagcTGTTAGAGGGACTAACTTAAACTCTCTAAAAAGTTGACAAAcgtagtaatattaattttatatctaaagatTTTTTCCAAAGGATATAAACTATTCTAATTATGCCTAGATGTAAGTTAACTCCAGTGTGAGATGTTGGAATTTCGGATACCTCATATTTGCTATAGGGTTGATGTCTGGAGATTGGGATAGTcaagacaaaacatcgatgctttagtttttttacCAATATTGGATCTGTGTTTGGGATctttttcatgttgaaacacattcATTAAGAGCATTATTTCTTCAGTTAATAGAAgctaattgttgtttaatatgtctctgtacataaatcagtttaGGGTTAAGTagaattgaagcatccccATATAACCTAATAGAACTGTCACCATGTTTCACTATGGGTACAACCgtttttttctttagttttgtCCCTATAGGctgtttaacataagcagaaccactatttatttataaattaaatttaaattcgtcCCCAGTATTTAGTGGTTCAGTGAATGTAATCCTAAGAAAGTCAAAATTGGTCCTTCACATTTTTGGTAGAAACTACTGTTTTCCTTGAAGGTTTGAGGTCAAATAAACTTCCATTCAATAACTTCTTCTCATAGtacttgaactaatttcagcataTTTGTTACTGGTTAGGTTTAATTACAACTGACGATAAAAATAGATTGTGTTTTGATATtcgaattatcaaattatatatacaatataaatcgaattaagttgaattaaaaaataatttattttataaattataaaatggcataactaaatataaaagaagacaccgaataacacatttttaatgcaaaaaataattactatttatcgTATTTCGGGGTACCCGTTAAACAGTGCAATTTAGTGTGTCTTGTGTTATTGACCCAATATTCATCAATTAGaattaagaaacaaaaattaagaacaattAGGATGATAGAGGGTGGATCATCACAACGTGAAGTGGCTAGTGAAATAGACACATATGTGAATGTTATAAGCAGATTGTGGAGACATTACAATGAGTATAATGACGTAAAAGGAAGACATCCAGGCCGCAGTAGGATAACTATCCCGGTACAAGACCGCTTTTTGCTTTTGCAAGCTCAGAAATACCCCGAAAAAACAGCTCCCGAGCTAAGACAAGAACTTTTTAGGACCCACGATGTGATTGTCAGCTCAAACCATCAGAAACCGTGTCCGAGAGCAAGGTCTATTTCAGAGACAATTTTTAAGGGTACCCGGATTGCTCTCTGGAAATGGCGATGCTCATTTAACTTGGACACAATTGCTCATGAAGTCATATTTTGTCTTTTCTGATGAGTCAAGATTTTGATACCGCCCAGATTCTGGAAGGATACGAATCTGGAGAGAACCTAGAAACCAAGCGCGGCTACAACATGCTCGTGAGATGGTAAATTTTGGAGGAGGTTCATTGATTTTTTGGGGAGGAAGTAATACTAGCGGAAGAACAGAGAtctttttaatggaaaccacTTTGAATGCTGTTCGATATCGCGACAATATAGTTTTACCCATTGTGATACCCTATttaaccaataataatttcattagtaatagtttttaataatgtgaaaatataaataaattgtcgatcaatttcattatttcaagTTCGCCTGTATTTAGTAtaatcaaaatgtttttagaTCATGTGGTCATGCATTATAATATGTTAACATTAGATTACGTTAATgattaaatgtgtatttatataatttttaaaacattacaaaCAAAGAAACTGGGACAACCTTTCGCATTCATGactgcaataaataataaataaatataacacaaTAACTCATGAACAAATCCTAGAATTCATGTTCTTGTTAgctgatataaatttaaatttatacgtcGATTACGTcgcattattataataaattatgcattAAAAACGCACgactaacttaaaaaatagaaaatacaaatatgatTATTCTACGCGGCACAAAAACGCACTGACAGAAtagtaattgaatttaagtTTGTTGAATGGCTGTTGAACACTACTTCGGAGATTTTAAACCGAAGATTAGCTTTCAAATAAACCATTCTTGTGTTCCCCCAGCACAACACGCCCTGCAATCAATTCACACATTTTTCCCGTTCATTTGCATACGACTTATTTCCAGTTAATTATCatccacatttttattattacaaaagtaaCTGAAACAtcaattacatatttacttCGTTAGGTTTTGTTtgccaaaaaaatatgttttctggATCTTGTTTATTCGAAATTAATGATGTTTATTTAGTAGGTAAATTAATGCCCTGAAACGcatctgtttaatttattttccaatatcGACCATTCGCAATCTTTATTGTTTCGGACTCTGGGGAAGAGGCTATTATTACCACGAAATAAACCCAACGCGGAATATTGATAACGACATAAAGTTTGGGGAACAATATGTTATTATCGATTATAACGTATGAATAAATTACCGGCAGTGGTGGAGATACAAGTGGGCTATTAAACGGAACAGGTAGGTTGTTTGCTGCAGATTACAGTTACGGTATTATGTCAATTATTAACTTGCCATATGATAATTACGGTGTGGCGGACATAGATTTCGTTTTTCATTTTAAGATTCGCTGACCGATGCAACATTGTCGTCAACATTAGGATTTGCGTTGCAGTTTTATTTCAGACAGTTTCAGGTTGCATTAcacaattttgattaatgattACATCCTTCATATGCGATATAATTGCTAACCTTTTCATAAACATCGgccattagaaaattaattaacacttaaATTCACATGATCGAACGAAGAAAAAGTCGGAAAACTAATTAAgcctgttaattaaaattgtcaatgGCTCTCAGTCTGTATACAATCAGTCAATACTCAATTTACAAGGCAAATGcaacaaaatgttaataaaaatcgaGAATTCGagcaaattaactttttttcattttaaagtctctaaatgtatttttctctcatttcaaaagaatataaatttacatttaaaattagcgAGTCCCGGGACTACTTCGggctatataattaaaatccttGGCATTACAGAGaaactcaaaaataaattaatgccaATCTACAATCAAGAcgatattaaaagaattttaaaactagGCTCTATTATAAGATGTGagataaaagataattaaggAGCTCTGAACAAGGCAGGTCGTTATTACTTTCCTTCTCTCTTTTTACATCTGATCCGCTACGTCCGTCCTCTTCCACTCGTAGCACTGTCAATTCCGATTGAATCATGCATTAATTCTGTTTTCTTTATCAACCTTTTATTATCGCTTCACTCTGTTCACTGAGTCTATATCAAAAGTTGAGATGTTATTCTTTTGATATTACAAGTGTAGGCGGAACATAATTGCTttcttaattacttattttgcaTTCATGAacttgacatttttatttatttatttcaaccgTCTTTACTgcgtaaatatttgtttcgttCATGTTGTAAACTGTCGGATTAGTGGAGCTTCGACTTTCTCTGGACTGACAACATTCAAATGAAACTTGCCTTCCTCAACATCAAACCTTAccatatgtataaataatacatttctaATACAATAACAGGTAGGAACGGCCGTATGAAGAGGCACAATTCGTATTGGTGTGGGTGGTCCGGGCCTTTATTGCGGAATATCACCAAAAATCCTAAGTAAACCTCACCGAGCAAACACTTGGAGTAACTACGGCTAATTTCAAGACGGGAAGTGCATTAATTATCGGGTTCGAAGAGGCCCCGAAATCCAATTTATACAACATCGCTTATCTCTCTACCTGTCCATTGTGTCTATGTCCGGGGCCGTCATATAAAACCGTAGGGTTTATAATTTCGGACTGGAACACTCGTCTTAAAATAACTTACTCATCCGAAATTTTATGAGTTTCGATTTCATGTCCGAATGTTAATGGTGATGTGAGCCCGTCCTTCGGCTTGGCAGTGAACCTCTCGACGGTGTCTTATATTACTGGCGAACGGATAATACATGCTAATAGTGCAGGCCACCtgcttagtttatttttttcttcttgtcgatgggttttattgttttagtgttttaaCATGTACGTGATGTATTAACACGGCAGTAAAACACGTTTTTTTACTGGACTGCAGGATGTTACCCTCGAAGCAACAGAATACGTTataattgtgtaataaaatattagaatgtacaatatccataaaaaattaaagcgtATAGGCTTATGGGGGTTCTAAAACGATCTTTTTATTACCAGTATATGTTTAATGCCTCATTGTCAAACACGTGACTACAGTAATTTTCCATGTGTTATAATAAGATTTGCACAgaaggaaatttaattattaaattatttcaattgcaaaacataaaaattaatgccctgatctaaacttaattaacataGCGTGTGCCGAACATTAGAAATAAATCAGTTgcatttaatattagaaaatttagataatccaattaatagtttttatgttTGGATATAGTTTCAAATACTGATGGGCATTGCCAGGATCAAGACTATACCACATCTAATTGCGGTTTTGGTTAAAaccaaattgttttgtttcggTATGTCGGATTTGGTAAGAGTGCTGaatcactattttttttttccggTAATCTTTtcgttgaacatttttaaagcgaactaaatttcatttttctttgtaaaaccaaaaaattaagatgccccgtaaaattaattttacaagaaacataaaaattattgtgatcGCTTGAAAGTTGTGTGTTTCAAAATGAGAGATGTGAATCGTAaagaaaaatgtcatatataattgttaaaaattaatttccatctgtaaatctttttcatttttgagtTCTACAATGAAGAAGACCTATCAAAAAACTTCAACTTTCACCTAACACTGTACGAAGTTGAACTTTGCATAGGCACTTTAAGTGGTTACCGCAAAATTAGAATAGAGTCAAAGTTTCACATGTTTAATGCTGatagtaatatatttgtaagatgaattaaaaatgaaagaccaaatctaaaatacttttacaccatttaaaaaaatggtggcAGCAAAGTGTTAGTTTGGGATTGTATTTCTGGTATTGAAGGGAATACGCATAGCGATGTTACCAAAATTTGTCTTCCAACACAATAATGACACAAAATTGGTTAAGGAATGGTTAAAGgacaacaaaatttaagttttataatttttacatttcagaataaaataacatactgagtatttttatacaaaaaaatttaatttacatattatttttaattattaccagtataattatttaaattttatatttaatgtgtaaatttataatacagaCTCTGACATCTGTGTGATAATAGCCCAATTGAGAAATAGAAATCTGTAAAttggaatttaaaacaatagcaTGTACTGGTGAcatctaatttaataagtcGAAACTTTTGATGTACAGGATTCTATATGTcagatattgatttattttcatttcttacggTTGGTATTACGTCAATAAGTAGAAGAAGAAATTGGGTATAACCTATGTCGGTCAAATTTTTCTCAGGTATGGAATGTTTATTGCATTTCTGTATCTAATTGTCAGTTCTACCATTGTGAAATGTGATTATGAGTTTTTACTACTACATTGACTTATCATTGTTAGTAATTATCATTTACTTTTCGTTACACTCGCGTAACTGCCGATCACCATAACCTAATAGTTACATTTCAGGAACCTACAAAATCCCGTCGAAGCAACTGCCGTTGATCTCAAAAGAAACGTGGTGCAAGCAGTGTATAATCTCTTTGGCGACACGACAGCAACGGTGGATATTGATGTTTTGAAATACAATCCGAAACAGCTAAGAGGCATCTTGAGAGTACCGAAAACTGAGTATATCAAAATTCGCAGCAGTCTGACCCTATACAGCAGCAATTATTTCGATCAACTTACGTCGTTCAAAGTACACAAAACCAGTCCATTGCTTTTAGCATTACAATCTAATAGCAGAAACTACACACATTAGCAAAATGTCTCACAGTCGAAGACTTGGTCCCAACAAAAAAGATTTGGTCATATTCGCATCCGCAGACGACCATAAAGCACCTAGTAAAATAAACTTGCCAGAACCTGATCCCCAACCTGGATTAATATTGCCCAATGGTGACATCAATTGGAATTGTCCATGTTTAGGTGGTATGGCCACTGGACCATGTGGTGTCGAATTTAGAAATGCTTTTAGTTGTTTCCATTACTCTGAAGCTGAACCTAAGGGTTTGTTGTTCACTGCTTTGTTCTTTACCCAGTTTTAAATCCAACTGTTTGTTTTCAGGAAGTGACTGCTATGATCTGTTTAAAACAATGCAAGTATGTATGCAGAAATATCCTACACTCTACAACAAGGATTTAGCAGATGATGATGAGATTAGTCAAATAGCACAAGCAGAAAGTGAAGCAAGGAAGGATGAAGCCAGTAACAAAGTTCCAGAGAATGTTCCTGAAAACAATCCGGGGCCAAGCAAATAATCACCTGTAAGAAATGGACAATagtatacattatttatgaaCTTCATTAAAGTCATTACAAATGTACATTGGATTATTAATgagtttttatattagtttttttacatACAGATATTAGTAATATGTAGAGTAAGAGTCTAAATTATGTCGGCAATGTTCTTACAAGTTTTTACTAATATGGGGAACTGAATAAATGGACGATGAATATtaggtatattttatttttaccttttctaattttcaaatattta from Aethina tumida isolate Nest 87 chromosome 1, icAetTumi1.1, whole genome shotgun sequence includes:
- the LOC109594377 gene encoding mitochondrial intermembrane space import and assembly protein 40-B, whose protein sequence is MSHSRRLGPNKKDLVIFASADDHKAPSKINLPEPDPQPGLILPNGDINWNCPCLGGMATGPCGVEFRNAFSCFHYSEAEPKGSDCYDLFKTMQVCMQKYPTLYNKDLADDDEISQIAQAESEARKDEASNKVPENVPENNPGPSK